In a single window of the Arachis hypogaea cultivar Tifrunner chromosome 6, arahy.Tifrunner.gnm2.J5K5, whole genome shotgun sequence genome:
- the LOC112805611 gene encoding serine/threonine-protein phosphatase 7 long form homolog: MAKLRMLTCDHPVSPDRYNNRIGVVQNQKALVNALIERWPPDTHTFHLPIGECAVTLEDVALILCLPTDGLPVTGMTTNSFSTLEAECLHQFGVAPRKSECRGCCIKLTWLRDLKENMQLNDGISIQRYVKCHIMLLIGTILFGDKSGAGVYWKFLPLLRDFASIGQHSWGSACLAHLYRVLCRASRYNCKEIDGSITLLLDWAWIRLPYLSPLPREPHSGVTGSVVTDDIDI; the protein is encoded by the exons ATGGCT aaattaagaatgttgACCTGTGACCATCCAGTTTCGCCGGATCGGTACAACAATCGA ATTGGTGTCGTACAAAATCAGAAAGCACTCGTGAATGCTCTAATCGAACGCTGGCCCCCTGATACACATACGTTTCACCTTCCAATTGGTGAATGTGCCGTAACTCTTGAAGATGTGGCTCTAATTCTTTGTCTTCCGACGGATGGTCTTCCAGTTACTGGGATGACAACGAATAGTTTCTCAACGTTGGAGGCGGAGTGTTTGCATCAATTTGGAGTTGCACCGCGTAAGTCGGAGTGTAGAGGATGCTGCATAAAACTGACTTGGCTGCGGGATCTAAAAGAAAACATGCAGTTGAATGATGGAATAAGTATACAGAGGTATGTGAAGTGCCACATTATGTTGCTAATCGGGACGATCTTGTTTGGGGATAAATCTGGGGCAGGTGTGTACTGGAAGTTTCTACCCTTGCTTCGTGATTTTGCCAGTATTGGACAGCATAGTTGGGGATCGGCATGCCTAGCACACCTCTACAGGGTGTTATGCAGGGCATCTCGTTATAACTGTAAGGAAATAGATGGTTCAATAACACTTCTGCTCGATTGGGCTTGGATCCGACTGCCATATCTATCGCCGCTTCCCAGGGAACCCCACA gtggcgtaactgggagcgTGGTGACCGACGATATAGATATCTAA